The Arachis hypogaea cultivar Tifrunner chromosome 14, arahy.Tifrunner.gnm2.J5K5, whole genome shotgun sequence genome has a segment encoding these proteins:
- the LOC140178456 gene encoding cell division control protein 48 homolog C-like — MGDRYIGPVAVGLAICIWVANLTEILLFGPPGCGKTLVAKAVSNEAGANSIHIKGPELINLLEKVREKFDYCLVRARACSPCILFFDEVDALSTKRGAEGGSGIERVVNQLLIKLNGRQNVFVIGATNRPLFRHGRLGKQLYVPLPSTDQRFSILKALARKEPVDLTVDLRAIAEPCENFSGADLAELVAQATVAAIDDIEEALTSVEASSDTCKPRHFDTKLGKVFPSVSPAKRRRYERVAKHHEDHGTGCDLNLSTSSSSENVY; from the exons ATGGGAGACCGATACATTGGACCAGTTGCTGTAGGTCTTGCAATCT GCATATGGGTTGCAAATCTGACGGAAATTTTACTTTTTGGGCCCCCTGGTTGTGGAAAAACTCTTGTTGCCAAAGCTGTTTCCAATGAGGCAGGAGCTAATTCCATTCATATTAAG GGGCCGGAGCTCATAAATTTGTTGGAAAAAGTGAGAGAGAAGTTCGACTACTGTTTAGTTCGTGCAAGGGCATGTTCACCCTGTATATTATTTTTTGATGAG GTGGATGCTTTGTCAACCAAACGCGGTGCAGAAGGTGGATCAGGCATTGAACGAGTAGTGAATCAG TTACTAATCAAGCTAAACGGACGCCAAAATGTTTTTGTCATTGGTGCAACAAATAG GCCTCTCTTCCGTCATGGTAGACTTGGTAAACAACTTTACGTTCCTCTGCCAAGCACTGACCAGCGATTTTCAATATTGAAAGCTCTTGCAAGGAAGGAGCCTGTTGATCTTACCGTGGATCTGAGAGCCATAGCTGAACCGTGTGAAAATTTTAGTGGCGCAGACCTTGCTGAATTG GTGGCTCAAGCAACTGTTGCTGCTATtgatgatattgaagaagctttgACCTCAGTTGAAGCCTCTAGTGATACTTGCAAGCCAAGACATTTTGATACAAAACTTGGTAAGGTCTTTCCCTCAGTGTCTCCCGCG AAAAGGCGTAGGTATGAGCGCGTGGCAAAGCATCATGAGGATCATGGCACTGGTTGTGACTTAAACTTGAGCACTTCAAGTAGTAGCGAAAAT